In a genomic window of Helianthus annuus cultivar XRQ/B chromosome 10, HanXRQr2.0-SUNRISE, whole genome shotgun sequence:
- the LOC110883118 gene encoding cold-responsive protein kinase 1, translating to MRELLEAISPTPLSLNEESSSRKHTPSAIFFFLGGLIVLLVLLVLIFVFWKFIRPARVNKLKKRDTSCKDYFSGNLRTISYFSFQALKKATKNFHESNFLGKGGFGPVYLGKLQDGRLVAVKKLSSDKSQQGDAEFLAEVRMITSIQHKNLVRLLGCCSHGPQRILVYEYMKNRSLDLIIYGKNDVYLNWSARFQIIIGIARGLQYLHEDSHIRIVHRDIKASNILLDDKFQPRIGDFGLARFFPEDEAYLSTAFAGTLGYTAPEYAIKGELSEKVDIYSFGVLVLEIISCRKNTDLSLPSEMQYLPEYAWKLYERSRMADLIDPRMKSDGFVEKDVMQTIRVALLCIQPHANLRPPMSEIVSMLTWKVEMVKSPIKPTFLNAGRRQTDDKESWEAVSDYFSSTLENESPNLTQPPNSIDSSNTISFSRKVGTFKNG from the exons ATGCGTGAATTACTTGAAG CAATATCTCCAACACCCTTGTCACTCAATGAAGAAAGCTCATCAAGGAAGCACACTCCATCTGCCATCTTCTTTTTCCTCGGAGGGTTAATCGTGCTCCTAGTTTTGCTGGTCCTTATATTCGTTTTCTGGAAATTTATCAGACCAGCGCGAGTCAACAAGTTAAAAAAGCGCGATACCAGCTGCAAAG ATTATTTCAGTGGGAACCTTAGGACAATAAGTTACTTTAGTTTTCAAGCGTTAAAGAAGGCGACTAAGAACTTTCATGAGTCTAACTTTCTTGGAAAAGGTGGTTTTGGTCCGGTTTATTTG GGTAAACTACAAGATGGAAGACTAGTTGCCGTAAAGAAACTGTCTTCCGATAAGTCACAACAAGGAGACGCAGAGTTCCTTGCGGAAGTGAGAATGATCACTAGCATACAACACAAGAATCTCGTTCGCCTTCTTGGTTGTTGCTCTCATGGACCTCAAAGGATTCTCGTCTATGAATACATGAAGAACAGGAGTCTAGACCTCATTATCTACG GGAAAAACGACGTGTATTTAAACTGGAGCGCTCGGTTCCAAATAATTATCGGTATCGCTCGGGGATTGCAATACCTACACGAGGACTCACACATCAGGATTGTGCACAGAGATATAAAAGCGAGTAACATTCTTCTTGACGATAAATTTCAACCGAGAATTGGAGATTTCGGGCTGGCTAGATTCTTCCCTGAAGATGAAGCTTATCTTAGCACTGCGTTTGCGGGAACGTT AGGCTATACGGCCCCAGAATATGCGATTAAAGGAGAACTATCCGAAAAGGTCGACATTTATAGTTTTGGCGTTTTGGTGCTTGAAATCATTAGCTGCAGGAAGAATACCGATCTTAGTTTACCGTCAGAAATGCAATACCTTCCTGAATAC GCATGGAAGTTGTATGAGAGATCAAGAATGGCTGACTTAATCGATCCAAGAATGAAGAGCGATGGTTTTGTCGAGAAAGATGTGATGCAAACGATTCGCGTTGCTCTATTGTGCATTCAGCCTCATGCAAACTTAAGGCCACCCATGTCAGAGATTGTATCAATGCTAACATGGAAAGTGGAAATGGTCAAATCGCCGATAAAACCGACGTTCTTGAATGCAGGACGACGGCAAACGGATGACAAAGAATCTTGGGAAGCCGTCTCTGATTATTTTTCTTCTACACTCGAAAACGAATCGCCCAACTTGACTCAACCTCCAAACTCTATAGATTCTAGTAACACCATAAGTTTTTCAAGAAAAGTTGGCACTTTCAAAaatggttaa
- the LOC110886186 gene encoding villin-5 → MSVSMKEVDPAFQGAGQKAGIEVWRIENSSPVAVPESSHGKFLTGECYMILKTHASKSGAFRYDIHYWIGKDAREDEADTISIKTLELDAALGGRAVQYRELQGYETERFLSCFKPCIIPEETDSQEHKTRMFYCKGKHVVHLKEVPCARSSLNHDAVFILDSKNKIFQFNGSNTSIQERAKALQVVQYIKDTYHRSKCDIATIDDGMLMADAEAGEFWGFFGGFAPLPRKTTTVNDVQSTDTLPTQLFCVKNGHTERVAADSLAKKLLDTKKCYVLDCGSEVHVWMGRDTSMEERKAANGAAEEYLRGQDRPKSRITRMIENFETVCFQSKFDSWPQPTDVVASEEGRGKVAALLKRQGVDVKGILKAAPKKEEEEEPLPYIDCSGTLQVWRVNGKEKSLLSDTDQSKFYTGDCYIFQYTYSGDEQQECLIGTWYGKKSVKEDRDSALLQANKMVESFKFLATQARVYEGNEPILFYQIFQSFMVLKGGLSKGYKNYISEKGLPDDTYKEDGVALFRVQGSGPENMQSIQVEPVASSLNSSYCYILHKDSEVFTWNGSQTTTDDHDLVERQLDFIKPDLQTRVLKEGVELDQFWEILGGKTKYAAKKIPREAESDPHLFSCTLSKEDLKVSEIYNFNQDDLMTEDIYILDCHTDIFIWVGQGVNSKTKTQALAIGEKFLKLDVLLEKLSLQSPIFITMEGSEPPFFTRFFTWDSTKSGMHGNSFQRRLSIIKDGGRSTRNFKPKRRAPVSFGGRSASEKPQRSRSVSCSSDRPRARGRSPAFNALASKFDNPGGSRNVSTPPQRNLSTPPPSNLGGANAGGGGGGGGVHDISKAFSTSKAIASLTASFDKPTREKLMPRSVKASSDSTAKSESNARVIPMSSRTDVKENVKENEVEDDEGLTSYPYERLTTSSTDPAPDIDVTRREMYLSKADFREKFNMTKEAFYKMPKWRQNKMKTSLALF, encoded by the exons ATGTCTGTTTCTATGAAAGAAGTAGATCCAGCCTTTCAAGGGGCTGGACAAAAAGC AGGAATTGAGGTGTGGCGGATTGAGAATTCTAGTCCGGTGGCTGTTCCGGAATCTTCTCATGGTAAATTTCTTACAGGGGAATGCTATATGATTTTAAAG ACCCATGCTTCAAAAAGTGGTGCTTTCCGCTATGACATCCACTATTGGATAGGTAAAGATGCAAGGGAG GATGAAGCCGATACTATATCTATAAAAACGCTTGAACTTGATGCAGCTCTCGGAGGGCGAGCAGTTCAGTATCGTGAGCTACAAGGATACGAAACAGAAAGATTCCTTTCTTGTTTTAAACCATGTATAATACCAGAAGAAACTGACTCTCAAGAACACAAAACTCGCATGTTTTATTGCAAAGGAAAACATGTGGTTCATTTAAAAGAG GTTCCTTGTGCACGATCGTCACTCAATCATGATGCAGTTTTTATATTAGACAGTAAAAATAAGATATTCCAGTTTAACGGGTCGAATACTTCAATACAAGAAAGGGCTAAAGCACTGCAAGTCGTGCAGTATATCAAAGATACTTACCATCGTTCAAAATGCGATATAGCCACTATCG ACGATGGGATGCTGATGGCTGATGCTGAAGCCGGTGAGTTCTGGGGTTTTTTCGGTGGATTTGCTCCACTTCCGAGAAAAACAACGACGGTGAATGATGTTCAAAGTACTGATACTCTTCCTACTCAGCTATTTTG TGTCAAGAACGGGCATACAGAACGCGTCGCTGCTGATTCCTTGGCGAAGAAGTTACTCGACACAAAAAAATGTTACGTTCTGGATTGCGGATCAGAAGTTCATGTTTGGATGGGCCGAGATACTTCTATGGAAGAAAGAAAAGCTGCAAATGGAGCTGCAGaa GAATATCTACGTGGTCAGGACAGACCAAAATCTAGAATAACTCGCATGATCGAGAATTTTGAAACGGTATGTTTTCAGTCAAAGTTTGACTCGTGGCCTCAACCGACTGACGTGGTAGCATCTGAGGAGGGCCGAGGCAAGGTGGCTG CACTTCTAAAACGACAAGGGGTCGACGTTAAAGGTATTCTCAAAGCGGCTCCAAAaaaggaagaggaggaagaaccTCTACCTTATATTGATTGCAGTGGAACTTTGCAG GTGTGGCGTGTGAATGGTAAAGAAAAGAGTCTTTTATCAGACACTGATCAGTCAAAATTCTACACCGGAGATTGCTATATCTTTCAATATACGTATTCCGGAGATGAACAACAGGAGTGTCTTATAGGGACATGGTATGGAAAGAAAAGTGTTAAG GAAGATAGAGATTCGGCTCTCTTACAAGCGAACAAGATGGTTGAGTCGTTCAAGTTTTTAGCTACTCAG GCACGGGTTTATGAAGGAAACGAACCGATCCTTTTCTATCAAATATTTCAGAGCTTTATGGTTCTCAAG GGCGGTCTTAGTAAAGGGTACAAGAATTACATATCGGAAAAGGGACTACCAGATGATACTTACAAAGAAGACGGAGTTGCATTATTTCGAGTTCAAGGCTCTGGACCAGAAAACATGCAATCCATTCAAGTTGAACCC GTTGCTTCATCCTTGAACTCCTCTTATTGTTATATATTACATAAAGATTCAGAAGTGTTTACGTGGAACGGAAGCCAGACAACCACAGACGATCACGACCTTGTTGAGAGGCAACTTGATTTCATAAAA CCCGATTTACAGACCCGAGTGCTTAAAGAAGGTGTAGAGTTAGACCAATTTTGGGAAATCCTGGGTGGAAAAACCAAATACGCCGCAAAAAAGATTCCACGTGAAGCTGAAAGCGATCCTCATTTATTCTCATGCACATTATCCAAAGAAGATCTGAAG GTGTCTGAGATATACAACTTTAACCAAGATGATTTGATGACAGAAGATATTTATATTCTTGATTGTCACACAGACATATTTATTTGGGTAGGGCAGGGGGTTAATTCAAAAACCAAAACACAGGCATTAGCTATTGGAGAG AAATTTCTTAAACTCGATGTTCTTCTTGAGAAATTATCTCTCCAATCTCCAATATTTATCACAATGGAAGGAAGCGAGCCACCATTCTTCACGCGTTTCTTCACATGGGATTCGACTAAATCTGGA ATGCATGGAAACTCATTCCAAAGACGGTTATCGATTATAAAAGACGGAGGTCGTTCTACTAGGAATTTT AAACCGAAAAGGAGAGCACCGGTATCATTCGGGGGTAGATCGGCGTCCGAAAAACCACAACGGTCAAGAAGCGTGTCATGCAGCTCCGATCGCCCACGTGCCAGGGGCAGATCTCCAGCCTTCAATGCCCTTGCTTCGAAGTTCGATAATCCAGGTGGATCAAGAAACGTTTCAACTCCGCCACAAAGGAACCTCTCAACTCCTCCACCAAGTAATCTTGGTGGTGCCAATGCAGgcggtggcggcggcggtggtggtgttCATGATATCTCTAAAGCTTTTTCCACGTCGAAAGCTATCGCATCACTAACTGCCTCTTTTGACAAACCAACACGAGAAAAACTTATGCCCCGTTCTGTAAAAG CGAGCTCTGATTCTACTGCAAAATCTGAGTCAAACGCTAGGGTTATTCCAATGAGCAGTAGAACAGATGTAAAGGAAAATGTGAAAGAGAATGaagttgaagatgatgaagggCTCACATCATACCCGTATGAGCGTTTAACAACATCATCAACTGACCCTGCTCCGGATATTGATGTAACCAGGCGAGAG ATGTATCTGTCAAAAGCCGATTTCAGGGAGAAATTTAATATGACCAAAGAGGCTTTCTACAAGATGCCAAAATGGAGACAAAATAAGATGAAGACTTCGCTTGCGCTGTTCTGA
- the LOC110886187 gene encoding putative glucose-6-phosphate 1-epimerase encodes METVTLTNQLITQMSTSERTPVEIVKSVNGLEKVVLREIHGSSVEVYLYGAHVSSWKNEHGEELLFISSKEIFKPPKPIRGGIPICFPQFSNLGPLELHGFARNRLWALDDDPPPLPPDVTDKVFLDLILRSTTEDLKIWPHSFEYRLRITLGPGGDLMLTSLVRNTGTDGKPFTFTFAYHTYFSVSDISEVRVEGLETLDYLDNCQKRERFTEQGDSLTFESEVDRIYLSTPTKIAVMDHEKKRTFLIRKDGLPDAVVWNPWDKKAKAMADFGDDEYKHMLCVEAAAVEKPITLKPGEEWRGRQELSVVNKLLDS; translated from the exons ATGGAAACCGTTACTTTAACTAACCAACTGATCACTCAAATGTCAACTTCAGAACGAACACCAGTTGAAATCGTTAAATCCGTCAACGGTCTCGAAAAAGTTGTTCTCCGTGAAATTCATGGCAGCAGTGTTGAG GTATATTTGTATGGGGCCCATGTGAGTTCTTGGAAAAACGAGCATGGAGAAGAGTTGCTTTTTATCAGTAGTAAG GAAATCTTCAAGCCTCCAAAGCCCATTCGCGGCGGTATTCCAATATGCTTTCCTCAA TTCTCAAATTTAGGTCCTCTCGAGCTTCACGGGTTTGCTAGAAACCGATTATGGGCATTAGACGATGACCCACCTCCTCTCCCACCTGATGTCACCGATAAGGTCTTTCTTGATTTGATTCTCAGGTCCACTACAGAAGATTTGAAAATATGGCCCCACAG CTTTGAGTATCGTTTGCGAATCACTCTGGGACCTGGAGGAGACTTGATGTTGACTTCTCTGGTCAGAAATACCGGCACTGATGGAAAGCCGTTTACATTTACATTCGCATATCATACCTATTTCTCAGTTTCAGATATCAG TGAGGTTCGCGTGGAAGGACTGGAAACATTGGATTATCTCGACAATTGTCAAAAGAGGGAGCGGTTCACGGAACAAGGAGACTCGTTGACCTTTgaatcagaa gttgacaggatttatcttAGCACACCAACTAAAATTGCAGTAATGGATCACGAAAAGAAACGAACATTTCTCATCCGTAAAGACGGACTTCCAGATGCTG TGGTGTGGAATCCATGGGATAAGAAGGCAAAGGCGATGGCTGATTTCGGAGACGATGAGTACAAACATATGTTATGTGTGGAGGCTGCGGCAGTGGAAAAGCCGATTACGTTAAAGCCTGGTGAGGAGTGGAGAGGAAGGCAGGAACTTTCAGTGGTCAACAAGTTGCTCGACTCTTAA
- the LOC110886188 gene encoding peroxidase 16: MKNQMLCLFFLSFYVTSSSYSQLTHNFYQHICPNVESIVRSAVTNKFNQTFATAPATLRLFFHDCFVRGCDASVLLSNAKAEKDHHDDLSLAGDGFDTVVKAKAAVDSNPSCRNKVSCADILALATRDVVALTGGPSYKVELGRRDGRISTRKGVQHKLPHADFNLDQLNTMFASHGLSQTDMIALSGAHTLGFSHCGQFSKRIHSKAGIDRTLNRQYALQLREMCPVNVDPRIAINMDPTTPQTFDNAYYKNLQQGKGLFTSDQVLFMDARSRPTVNLFASNNNAFNQAFVSAVTKLGRVGVLTGYQGEIRRDCCRVN; the protein is encoded by the exons ATGAAGAACCAAATGCTATGTTTATTCTTCCTCTCTTTCTATGTTACTTCTTCATCTTACTCTCAACTCACACACAATTTCTACCAACACATTTGCCCAAACGTCGAATCAATAGTCCGATCAGCCGTCACCAACAAATTCAACCAAACTTTCGCCACCGCTCCAGCCACTCTTCGCCTCTTTTTTCACGACTGTTTTGTTCGG ggatgtgATGCTTCAGTGTTACTATCTAATGCAAAGGCTGAGAAGGACCATCATGATGACTTGTCGCTCGCCGGAGACGGGTTTGACACGGTGGTGAAAGCAAAGGCAGCCGTTGATAGCAACCCAAGTTGCCGGAATAAAGTGTCTTGTGCAGATATATTAGCTCTTGCCACTAGAGATGTTGTAgctttg ACAGGTGGGCCATCATACAAGGTGGAATTAGGAAGGAGAGATGGTAGAATCTCTACAAGAAAAGGTGTTCAACACAAGCTTCCACATGCTGATTTTAACTTGGACCAACTAAACACCATGTTCGCTTCTCATGGTCTATCTCAAACCGATATGATTGCACTTTCAG GTGCACATACACTTGGATTCTCTCATTGTGGTCAATTCTCAAAACGTATTCATTCCAAGGCTGGAATAGACCGGACCCTAAATCGCCAATATGCTCTTCAGCTAAGAGAAATGTGTCCGGTTAATGTAGACCCAAGGATCGCGATTAACATGGACCCCACCACCCCGCAAACTTTCGACAATGCATATTATAAAAACCTCCAACAAGGGAAGGGCTTGTTTACCTCTGACCAAGTCTTGTTCATGGACGCTCGGTCAAGGCCTACGGTTAACCTGTTTGCTTCTAACAACAATGCATTCAATCAGGCATTTGTGAGCGCCGTCACCAAACTTGGCCGTGTTGGGGTTTTGACCGGTTACCAGGGTGAAATTAGACGCGATTGTTGTAGGGTTAACTAG
- the LOC110886190 gene encoding ribosome biogenesis protein NOP53: protein MGKSKSSRKGKKAWRSNISTQDIEDFYDKSTKDALSGGSLTQLPSDSLFFLDKSRDLSVKRKIDKSREKILRVDSILQKNSFVKPVPSSNTKKCRNYKQKELKAEATSFKKDASTMIDIWNDQGDHAVKKRKVSNKAIVIPAVEVEPPGCSYNPTSESHQDSLAQAVADEMQKVYTKELRPAPVPLTVEGGVVDEEDRYFLDADNESDDDVEGKDADENDDADLEKRPLKTKRVTRVQLNKRARNKEKLKMEAEAKKIKDFSKDLDSLPNIIDEIAREDEEKKKRHLRCVTAKQERLKSCPPRLGRHKFEPAPVQVLLSEEITGSLRKLKACCTLARDRYKSFEKRGIIVPTAKSGRK, encoded by the exons ATGGGTAAATCAAAAAGCTCAAGGAAAGGAAAGAAAGCATGGAGATCGAACATCAGCACACAAGACATCGAAGATTTCTACGACAAATCCACCAAAGACGCCCTTTCTGGCGGCTCTCTCACCCAACTCCCTAGCGACTCTCTCTTCTTCCTCGACAAATCCAGAG ATCTTTCTGTGAAGCGTAAAATTGACAAAAGCAGAGAGAAGATATTGCGTGTTGATAGCATACTACAAAAGAATTCTTTTGTGAAACCTGTGCCATCATCCAATACTAAAAAGTGTAGGAATTATAAACAGAAAGAGCTTAAAGCTGAAGCAACTTCTTTCAAGAAAGATGCTTCCACCATGATTGATATATGGAATGATCAAG GTGATCATGCTGTAAAGAAAAGAAAG GTTTCGAATAAGGCTATTGTTATTCCTGCTGTGGAAGTAGAGCCGCCTGGATGCTCATACAATCCAACATCTGAAAGTCATCAG GATTCATTGGCTCAAGCTGTTGCAGATGAAATGCAGAAAGTTTATACGAAAGAATTGCGTCCAGCACCTGTTCCTTTAACTGTTGAAGGGGGAGTTGTAGATGAGGAAGAT AGGTATTTTCTAGATGCGGATAATGAGAGTGATGATGATGTTGAGGGGAAGGATGCTGATGAAAATGATGATGCAGATCTTGAGAAGAG GCCTTTAAAAACAAAGAGGGTAACAAGAGTACAGCTGAATAAGAGGGCTAGAAACAAAGAAAAATTGAAGATGGAAGCAGAAGCCAAAAAGATAAAAGACTTCTCTAAAGATCTCGACAG CTTACCAAATATAATTGATGAGATAGCCAGGGAggatgaagagaaaaagaaacgaCATCTTCGTTGTGTTACCGCTAAACAAGAAAGACTAAAGTCATGCCCACCACGTTTAGGAAGGCACAA ATTTGAGCCTGCGCCTGTTCAAGTGTTGCTATCTGAAGAGATTACCGGTTCTTTGAGGAAGTTGAAG GCATGTTGTACCCTAGCTAGAGACCGATACAAGAGCTTTGAGAAAAGAGGAATAATCGTCCCTACAGCTAAGAGTGGCAG GAAATAG